One Sphingobacteriales bacterium genomic window carries:
- a CDS encoding polyphosphate polymerase domain-containing protein — translation MNLSSFSGICLEDLERVSLQSRSDSKFLLHRRQLEEILPVLTAHYHILDMEGRRIFDYESIYFDTPDMMLYLQHHNGHRQRYKVRYRRYANSGLCFFEVKLKRSSGKMLKRRIQVAHIGTALEENAAALLSEQAPEWLPRLQPMLQIDYRRLTFTDHQFTERATIDIDLNFRLPQNTAAAVAYPDLVIVELKQEKQARHSFISQALHDLHITESGLSKYCLGICHLYPHIKQNEFKKSFRRLEQVFETSLP, via the coding sequence TTGAATTTATCATCATTTTCGGGCATTTGTTTGGAAGATTTGGAGCGCGTGAGCCTGCAAAGTCGCAGCGACTCCAAGTTTTTGCTGCACCGCCGCCAATTGGAAGAAATTTTGCCCGTACTCACTGCTCATTATCATATTCTTGATATGGAGGGGCGGCGCATTTTTGATTACGAAAGCATTTATTTTGATACACCCGATATGATGTTGTATTTGCAGCATCACAATGGACACCGCCAACGCTACAAAGTGCGCTATCGCCGTTATGCCAATTCAGGTTTGTGTTTTTTTGAAGTAAAATTGAAGCGCAGCAGTGGCAAAATGTTAAAAAGAAGAATTCAGGTTGCCCACATCGGTACTGCTCTTGAAGAAAACGCTGCCGCACTGCTTTCGGAGCAAGCCCCCGAATGGCTGCCCCGCTTGCAGCCGATGCTGCAAATTGACTATCGCCGCCTCACCTTCACCGACCACCAATTTACGGAACGCGCCACCATTGATATTGATCTCAACTTCCGGCTGCCGCAAAATACTGCTGCTGCCGTAGCCTACCCCGATTTGGTAATTGTAGAACTCAAACAAGAAAAACAAGCCCGCCATTCTTTCATCAGCCAAGCACTGCACGACCTTCATATCACAGAAAGTGGTTTGAGCAAATATTGCCTCGGTATTTGCCATTTATATCCACATATCAAGCAAAACGAATTTAAAAAAAGTTTTCGCCGCTTGGAGCAGGTTTTTGAAACTTCTTTGCCGTAA